From the genome of Paraburkholderia flava, one region includes:
- a CDS encoding ATP-binding protein, producing MNASFPAFPFSALIGQEALQQALLIAAVDPGIGGVLISGPRGTAKTTAARALAELLPEGRFVTLPLGASEERLIGTLDLESVLRDGAVKFSPGLLALAHRGVLYVDEINLLPDTLVDALLDAAASGTNTVERDGVSHSHDARFVLVGTMNPEEGELRPQLLDRFGLMVALENCFDATQRQRIVKARLAFDANPDAFRRDHAAQQAALAQRIRAARDVLPTLVFDDAVHEQVSACCIEAAVDGLRADLVMLRAARALAALEAAEAVTLAHVERVADAVLLHRRHAHDEHMQSASERSSRDDGQSHAPSSSGQNNMQSQNDSDWGYLPAEPTGLAHVKSVVPLAVKKT from the coding sequence ATGAATGCGTCTTTTCCGGCTTTTCCATTCAGTGCGTTGATCGGTCAGGAAGCGTTGCAACAGGCGTTGCTGATTGCGGCAGTCGATCCGGGCATCGGTGGTGTGTTGATCAGCGGACCGCGCGGCACCGCGAAAACGACCGCTGCACGCGCGCTCGCCGAGCTGTTGCCAGAAGGCCGATTCGTCACGCTGCCGCTCGGCGCAAGCGAGGAACGCCTGATCGGTACGCTCGATCTCGAGAGCGTGCTGCGCGACGGCGCGGTGAAGTTTTCACCGGGGCTGCTCGCGCTTGCGCATCGCGGCGTGCTGTATGTCGATGAAATTAATCTCTTGCCCGACACGCTCGTCGACGCGCTGCTCGATGCAGCCGCGAGCGGCACGAACACGGTCGAGCGCGATGGCGTGTCGCACAGTCACGATGCGCGTTTCGTGCTGGTCGGCACGATGAATCCGGAAGAGGGCGAATTAAGGCCGCAACTGCTCGACCGTTTCGGTCTGATGGTGGCGCTCGAAAACTGTTTCGACGCGACGCAGCGGCAGCGGATCGTCAAGGCGCGGCTCGCGTTCGATGCGAACCCCGACGCATTTCGTCGTGACCACGCGGCGCAGCAGGCTGCACTCGCGCAGCGCATTCGTGCGGCACGCGATGTGTTGCCCACGCTCGTGTTCGACGATGCAGTGCACGAGCAGGTCAGCGCGTGCTGTATCGAAGCAGCGGTTGATGGTTTGCGCGCAGACCTCGTGATGCTGCGTGCAGCACGTGCGCTCGCGGCGCTCGAAGCAGCGGAAGCGGTGACGCTTGCGCACGTCGAGCGTGTCGCGGATGCGGTGCTGCTGCATCGACGTCATGCGCACGATGAACACATGCAGTCCGCTTCGGAGCGTTCGTCTCGCGACGACGGCCAGAGCCACGCACCGTCGTCTTCAGGTCAGAACAACATGCAGTCGCAAAACGACAGCGACTGGGGCTACCTGCCAGCCGAGCCCACAGGCCTCGCGCACGTCAAAAGCGTCGTCCCGCTCGCCGTAAAAAAAACCTGA
- a CDS encoding vWA domain-containing protein: MQRARTATRDGAPGTRIAWPATLIAKRHTPLRAEHLRFVSAASQGGELHCFALDCSASMLAGEQLALAKGLLVALFDRVARERGEAALVCFGGMGADVRFGPATPRWWNERWLRPVGGAGGTPLALGVQRAATLLERAARRRPAQQRWLWVLSDGRSRDRPQRPAGADRVVFVDFERAAVRLGRCALLAREWSAEYCVPDDLIGA; this comes from the coding sequence CTGCAACGCGCACGCACAGCGACACGCGATGGCGCGCCGGGAACGCGCATCGCATGGCCCGCGACGCTCATCGCAAAACGGCACACGCCGCTGCGCGCCGAACATCTGCGCTTCGTCTCGGCCGCATCGCAAGGCGGCGAACTGCATTGCTTCGCACTCGACTGCTCGGCATCGATGCTGGCCGGCGAACAGCTTGCGCTCGCGAAGGGCTTGCTCGTTGCGCTGTTCGATCGTGTCGCACGCGAACGAGGTGAGGCCGCGCTCGTATGCTTCGGCGGAATGGGAGCGGATGTCCGCTTTGGGCCGGCTACGCCTCGGTGGTGGAACGAGCGCTGGTTGCGCCCGGTCGGCGGTGCGGGCGGTACACCGCTCGCGTTGGGTGTGCAGCGTGCGGCGACCTTGCTCGAACGTGCCGCACGGCGCAGACCTGCGCAGCAACGCTGGCTGTGGGTGCTGTCGGATGGACGCAGCCGCGACCGGCCGCAGCGGCCTGCGGGAGCGGATCGCGTCGTGTTCGTCGATTTCGAACGGGCGGCGGTGCGGCTTGGGCGGTGTGCGCTGCTGGCTCGGGAGTGGAGTGCCGAGTATTGCGTGCCGGACGACTTGATCGGGGCTTGA
- a CDS encoding porin — MKKNIALCAALSTLCSSGWAQTSVTLYGVIDAGIRYETHGVNYGPDGTPTAVGRKLAMTTGGGLTESYWGVKGQEDLGGGLQALFQLESHFSPGDGSITPQGSPNFFQISYVALQSSTLGELSFGRQYNVAFEGVSLAYGSNLWTGDQDPYTNQFKPEQTLIAGSRTSNMIQYGAQIGGMYFLAQYAPGGHAGGGGAGSQLGASVAYAPDKGLVKASASFLRTRDDVTNAKFDIYTGGGSVNIGNFSVNAGYFENSRDNDFTQFANGPFSAPDLAGLGIISPEQTVDPTIPGGFRKRKMILAGLTYRFTPAFTVAVNGWWTKQTGYTDDFNGNAHQYQVVAGYSLSKRSMLYAEADYSIYRGGLTGAQLVGINGQAPSVSTTQTGIMVGLRHYF, encoded by the coding sequence ATGAAGAAGAACATAGCGCTTTGTGCAGCACTCTCCACGTTGTGCAGTTCGGGATGGGCACAAACCAGCGTCACACTCTATGGTGTGATCGACGCGGGCATTCGCTACGAAACCCACGGAGTGAACTACGGCCCGGATGGAACGCCCACAGCGGTGGGCCGCAAGCTCGCGATGACGACCGGAGGCGGACTCACGGAAAGCTACTGGGGCGTAAAAGGTCAGGAAGACCTCGGCGGCGGCCTGCAGGCGTTGTTTCAGCTGGAAAGCCATTTCTCACCGGGCGACGGCAGCATTACCCCACAGGGCTCGCCGAACTTCTTCCAGATATCGTATGTGGCGCTGCAGTCGTCCACGTTAGGCGAGCTGTCGTTTGGGCGGCAGTACAACGTGGCGTTCGAAGGCGTGTCGCTCGCATACGGCTCGAATCTGTGGACCGGCGATCAGGATCCCTACACCAATCAATTCAAGCCGGAGCAGACGTTGATTGCGGGTTCGCGTACCAGCAACATGATTCAGTACGGCGCGCAGATCGGCGGTATGTATTTTCTCGCGCAGTACGCGCCCGGCGGTCACGCCGGTGGCGGCGGTGCGGGCAGTCAGTTGGGCGCGTCGGTTGCGTACGCGCCGGACAAGGGACTGGTCAAGGCCAGCGCGTCGTTCCTGCGTACCCGCGACGACGTGACGAATGCGAAGTTCGACATTTACACCGGCGGCGGCTCGGTCAACATCGGCAACTTCAGTGTCAACGCAGGCTACTTCGAAAACAGCCGCGACAACGACTTTACTCAATTCGCGAACGGTCCGTTTAGCGCGCCCGACCTGGCGGGCCTTGGAATCATCTCGCCGGAACAGACCGTCGATCCCACGATTCCCGGCGGCTTCCGTAAGCGCAAGATGATTCTCGCGGGCCTCACGTACCGTTTTACGCCGGCGTTCACGGTCGCGGTCAACGGCTGGTGGACAAAGCAGACCGGCTACACGGACGACTTCAACGGTAACGCCCATCAGTACCAGGTCGTCGCGGGCTACAGTCTGTCGAAGCGCAGCATGCTGTATGCGGAAGCCGACTACTCGATCTATCGCGGTGGTCTCACCGGCGCGCAACTGGTGGGGATCAACGGTCAGGCGCCATCGGTCAGTACGACCCAGACCGGCATCATGGTCGGCCTGCGCCACTACTTCTGA
- a CDS encoding AraC family transcriptional regulator — translation MDGTERYTAANLQVYMLRCIAEMSTGSGIDPKRLCMGLGFDAADLSNPECRLSFRQASAMIRRAIEMVPSRALGLEIGTSETIASIGMVGYAMLTSPTLGEAVALGIKMQHLAGGMMNFDLVHSDTAMSIHATNRFYEPDIQMFLVEEAFGSFMKVGQALVGEQFKPTSIDLIYPQPEYASEYTRVFKCPIRFGQRDNVFACDAVWASKPIATYDPLSHRQALEFLHLMEAQENPEVELLESIERIVRRDMRTVLTLQQVAAQLCMSERTLRRRLADSGVSYQTMLDNIRRTRSLALLGNPRLSIEEVAYEVGFSDSHNFRRAFRRWTGRGPRESA, via the coding sequence ATGGACGGAACGGAGCGCTATACGGCCGCGAATCTGCAGGTCTACATGTTGCGATGCATTGCCGAGATGAGCACCGGGTCAGGCATCGACCCAAAGCGTCTGTGCATGGGTCTCGGATTCGACGCGGCCGATCTGTCGAATCCCGAGTGCCGGCTGTCGTTCCGCCAGGCCAGTGCGATGATCCGGCGTGCTATCGAAATGGTGCCGTCGCGGGCGCTTGGACTCGAGATCGGTACGAGCGAAACCATCGCTTCGATCGGCATGGTGGGCTACGCGATGCTCACGAGCCCGACGCTCGGCGAAGCCGTCGCACTCGGCATCAAGATGCAGCATCTCGCGGGCGGCATGATGAATTTCGATCTCGTGCACAGCGATACGGCGATGTCGATCCACGCGACCAACCGCTTCTACGAGCCCGACATCCAGATGTTTCTGGTGGAGGAGGCGTTCGGTAGTTTCATGAAAGTCGGTCAGGCGCTGGTCGGCGAGCAGTTCAAACCGACGTCGATCGATCTGATCTACCCGCAGCCTGAGTACGCGAGCGAATACACGCGCGTGTTCAAATGTCCGATCCGTTTTGGGCAACGGGACAATGTGTTTGCATGCGACGCGGTATGGGCCAGCAAGCCGATCGCGACCTACGATCCGCTCAGCCATCGGCAGGCGCTCGAATTCCTGCATTTGATGGAGGCTCAGGAGAACCCCGAAGTCGAATTGCTGGAGTCGATCGAGCGGATCGTGCGACGCGATATGCGCACGGTGCTGACGCTCCAGCAAGTCGCCGCGCAACTGTGCATGAGCGAGCGCACGTTACGCCGCCGTCTCGCGGACAGCGGCGTGTCGTATCAGACGATGCTCGACAACATTCGACGCACACGTTCGCTCGCGTTGCTGGGCAACCCGCGCCTGTCGATCGAAGAGGTCGCGTATGAGGTGGGGTTCAGCGATTCGCACAACTTCCGCCGCGCGTTCAGGCGATGGACCGGACGCGGCCCGCGCGAATCGGCTTAG
- a CDS encoding MFS transporter: MTNPSAPAAPSTLRPELGRRAVSQLSLAYAIATNGMILTPFIVAAVMLRFHLDEGIATQIAGVEILGIALSCALLPRWIASAPRIFTLAGLFGTLAGQAASVLVPTVVSIAIARGVSGIFEGMLFVVVASAISQRESADRLWGQINLIAGIINGGLLVVIAYLPEAWLAHGIFLLLVATIVLMSPVIFGIDAYTHRAATVRTHRPMSKKLVSSIWAVTVLIYGVQASQWAVAGIVGTRAGLSTSTIGILLSLSSLLGFAGAIIPSQRASQPHRLKIILLAQVAMIGSLIAFFGSNGGTSYFVSQLVLNCAFFVIIPFLTGLLSEIDPDGSLVARTVVVTFIGGGIGTAVAGGLLDTYGGIRFATLLCIGIAAAMPFVWLALSSARSHRN, from the coding sequence ATGACGAACCCGTCCGCCCCCGCTGCTCCGTCGACGCTCCGGCCCGAGCTGGGCCGTCGTGCGGTGTCGCAGCTGTCGCTCGCGTACGCGATCGCGACGAACGGCATGATCCTCACACCGTTCATCGTCGCCGCCGTGATGCTGCGGTTCCATCTCGACGAAGGCATCGCGACGCAGATCGCAGGCGTGGAGATTCTCGGCATCGCGCTGAGTTGCGCGTTATTGCCGCGCTGGATCGCAAGCGCACCACGCATCTTCACGCTTGCGGGTCTCTTCGGTACGCTCGCGGGACAGGCCGCGAGCGTGCTGGTCCCGACAGTCGTCTCCATTGCCATCGCACGCGGCGTGTCGGGCATATTCGAAGGCATGCTCTTCGTCGTCGTTGCATCCGCGATCTCGCAACGCGAGTCGGCGGACCGCCTGTGGGGGCAAATCAATCTGATCGCGGGGATCATCAACGGCGGCCTGCTCGTCGTCATCGCCTATCTGCCAGAGGCATGGCTTGCACACGGGATTTTTCTGCTGCTCGTCGCGACCATTGTGTTGATGTCGCCGGTCATCTTCGGCATCGACGCGTACACACATCGAGCCGCCACCGTGCGCACACATCGGCCGATGTCCAAAAAGCTCGTGTCGAGCATCTGGGCCGTCACCGTGCTGATTTACGGCGTGCAGGCATCGCAATGGGCGGTAGCCGGAATTGTCGGCACGAGAGCAGGACTGTCGACGTCGACGATCGGTATTCTGTTGTCGCTGTCGTCGTTGCTCGGTTTTGCTGGTGCGATCATTCCTTCTCAACGCGCAAGCCAACCGCACCGGTTGAAAATCATCCTGCTTGCTCAAGTCGCGATGATCGGCTCGCTGATCGCTTTCTTCGGTTCGAACGGCGGCACATCGTATTTCGTGAGCCAGCTCGTATTGAACTGCGCGTTCTTCGTCATCATTCCGTTTCTGACTGGGCTCCTGTCCGAAATCGATCCGGACGGCTCACTGGTCGCGCGCACGGTCGTCGTGACGTTCATCGGCGGGGGCATCGGCACCGCGGTCGCAGGCGGTCTGCTCGACACGTATGGCGGCATCCGCTTCGCTACGCTGCTGTGTATCGGCATCGCTGCGGCCATGCCGTTCGTGTGGCTCGCGCTGAGCAGCGCGCGATCACACAGGAACTAA
- a CDS encoding D-arabinono-1,4-lactone oxidase, with amino-acid sequence MWRNWSGYVSCPQATLATPASRDELVDVLRDAAQKLMPVRVVGAGHSFAPLAQTDGVIVSLDKLQGVVDVDSTRRIARVRAGTRLYTLGSELAAHGLAMENLGDINVQSIAGATSTGTHGTGIELGNLATQIASLRFTTADGRDVVASRDENADLFEGGRIGLGVLGVLTEISLRLVPSYRLKLTRGKMDFETCLAQADAMTRQNRSFEFYWLPHTDTMLTKIWNLTDEPVDTRNWTHYVTDEVLENGVFGLLCGVSKHLPSLCPSISRLCAALVSSPAERVDASHSLLSTVRRIRFNEMEWSLPADRGADALREIRAFISRKTFPLMFPLEYRWVRGDDIWLSPDYGRDSVRISVHQYRGMPFEQYFDGVQAICMNHGGRPHWGKMHSLKGRDFAALYPRWNDFLALRERMDPQRNFITPYLRTLFGL; translated from the coding sequence ATGTGGCGTAACTGGTCCGGCTACGTGAGTTGTCCTCAGGCAACGCTGGCGACGCCTGCGTCGCGAGACGAGCTTGTCGATGTGCTGCGCGACGCGGCCCAAAAGCTTATGCCGGTGCGTGTGGTGGGTGCCGGACATTCGTTCGCACCGCTCGCGCAAACCGACGGCGTAATCGTGTCGCTGGATAAACTGCAAGGTGTCGTGGACGTCGATAGCACCAGGCGCATCGCACGCGTACGAGCCGGCACGCGACTCTATACGCTCGGCAGCGAACTCGCCGCACATGGACTCGCGATGGAGAACCTCGGCGACATCAACGTGCAATCGATCGCGGGCGCGACCAGTACCGGCACGCACGGCACCGGCATCGAGCTCGGCAATCTGGCGACGCAGATCGCGAGCCTGCGCTTCACGACCGCCGACGGCCGCGATGTGGTCGCATCGCGCGACGAAAACGCCGACCTGTTCGAAGGCGGCCGGATCGGGCTGGGCGTGCTGGGTGTGCTCACCGAAATCAGCCTGCGCCTCGTCCCGTCGTACCGGCTCAAGCTCACACGCGGCAAGATGGACTTCGAAACGTGCCTCGCGCAGGCGGATGCGATGACGCGGCAGAACCGTTCGTTCGAGTTCTACTGGCTGCCCCACACCGACACGATGCTGACGAAGATCTGGAACCTGACCGACGAACCTGTCGACACCCGGAACTGGACGCACTACGTCACCGACGAAGTGCTCGAAAACGGCGTATTCGGTTTGCTGTGCGGCGTGAGCAAACATCTGCCGTCGCTGTGTCCGTCGATCAGCCGGCTCTGCGCGGCGCTCGTGTCGTCGCCTGCCGAACGGGTCGACGCAAGCCATTCGCTGCTGTCGACCGTGCGCCGCATCCGCTTCAACGAAATGGAATGGTCGCTGCCGGCTGATCGTGGCGCCGATGCATTGCGCGAGATTCGCGCGTTCATTTCGCGCAAGACATTCCCATTGATGTTCCCGCTGGAATACCGCTGGGTCCGGGGTGACGACATCTGGCTTAGCCCAGACTACGGCCGCGACAGCGTCCGCATTTCGGTCCACCAGTATCGAGGCATGCCGTTCGAACAGTATTTCGACGGCGTGCAGGCAATCTGCATGAATCACGGCGGCCGGCCGCACTGGGGCAAAATGCATTCGCTTAAGGGCCGCGACTTCGCCGCGCTTTATCCGCGCTGGAACGACTTTCTCGCACTGCGTGAACGCATGGACCCGCAACGCAATTTCATCACACCGTATCTGCGGACCCTGTTCGGTCTCTAG
- a CDS encoding amino acid deaminase/aldolase, with amino-acid sequence MSGVSPFPAEEQPARDYAYYRDALRGHRLPAAFVDLDSLAANLADIRRRAANLPLRLVTKSVRAVGIIRLALASSPLMRGLLCYSPMEAAWLATQGFDDLVVAYPSVEPSALRAVAEQLRAGRSITLMVDCPQQVECIDVLARREGVAMPLSIDLDMSSSFPGIYFGVYRSPVRDVASAIALANDIARRPNVRLDGLMGYEGQIAGLMDSVPGQSLKNSVIRYLKRRSIRETNGRRSNVVHALAAAGHSLRFVNGGGTGSIESTRSDASVTELAMGSGLYTPTLFDHYTAFRTQPAAGFALPVTRRPRDGIVTCSGGGYIASGPAGTNRLPQPWLPEGCTLIVNEGAGEVQTPVCHPRSVSIEIGDPLLFRHAKAGELCERFNELLLIRNGHVVDCIPTYRGEGQNFF; translated from the coding sequence ATGAGCGGCGTTTCGCCTTTTCCTGCAGAGGAACAACCGGCACGCGACTACGCGTACTACCGTGACGCGCTACGCGGCCATCGTCTGCCGGCTGCATTCGTCGATCTCGATAGCCTGGCGGCGAATCTCGCCGATATCCGTCGACGCGCGGCCAATCTACCGCTCCGTCTCGTCACGAAGTCCGTGCGAGCGGTCGGCATCATCCGGCTCGCGCTCGCGAGTAGTCCGCTCATGCGCGGCCTGCTGTGCTATTCGCCGATGGAAGCGGCGTGGCTGGCGACCCAGGGCTTCGACGACCTCGTGGTCGCGTATCCGTCGGTCGAGCCGTCTGCGCTTCGAGCGGTCGCCGAACAGTTACGCGCCGGCCGTTCGATCACGCTGATGGTCGACTGTCCGCAGCAGGTCGAATGCATCGATGTGCTTGCTCGCCGCGAGGGCGTCGCAATGCCGCTGTCGATCGATCTCGACATGTCTTCATCGTTCCCGGGCATTTACTTTGGTGTGTATCGATCGCCGGTGCGCGACGTCGCAAGCGCAATCGCATTGGCGAACGACATCGCCCGCCGGCCCAACGTGCGGCTTGACGGGTTGATGGGCTACGAAGGTCAGATCGCCGGGCTGATGGACAGCGTACCGGGCCAGTCGTTAAAAAATAGCGTCATCCGGTATCTGAAACGCCGATCGATTCGCGAGACCAATGGGCGACGCAGCAACGTCGTGCACGCGCTGGCCGCTGCTGGCCATTCGCTGCGCTTCGTCAACGGCGGCGGCACCGGCAGCATCGAAAGTACGCGCAGCGACGCGTCGGTCACCGAACTCGCGATGGGCTCGGGTCTTTATACGCCCACACTGTTCGATCACTACACCGCCTTTCGCACGCAGCCCGCCGCAGGGTTCGCGTTGCCGGTCACGCGCCGGCCTCGCGACGGCATCGTCACGTGCTCGGGCGGTGGCTACATCGCATCGGGGCCCGCCGGCACGAATCGCCTGCCGCAGCCGTGGCTGCCTGAAGGCTGCACCCTGATCGTGAACGAAGGGGCGGGCGAAGTGCAAACGCCCGTGTGCCATCCACGTTCGGTCTCCATTGAGATCGGCGATCCGCTGCTGTTCCGGCATGCAAAAGCGGGCGAACTCTGCGAGCGCTTCAACGAACTGCTGCTCATCCGGAATGGGCATGTCGTCGACTGCATTCCGACCTATCGCGGAGAGGGACAGAATTTCTTCTGA
- the cobJ gene encoding precorrin-3B C(17)-methyltransferase, with amino-acid sequence MMPPAIVILGVGALDVARRVQACCPGSQVHGLAGRVEADVGYTELAAHLRELYARGTPIVALCAAGIVIRCVAPLLANKGAEPPVLAVAEDGSAVVPLLGGLAGVNVLARDIAAALGIAPAITTSGELRFGTCVLNPPEGYALADLAHGKRFVSDLLAGETTRIEGDAPWLDDAALPRDASAQRAIRVTPFVDASADTLLIHPRSVVAAIGGIRDDVEQLVLDALQAHHVAHAALAALLAPAARCTDTALADAAQALAVPLRFIDLDADADQLLAAALTVPHNVLHEATSSVTLAIADAPLDIATIGRPRGSVTVIGLGPGSADLLVPAARDALIDATDILGYATYVNMAGPFRDNQRVHATDNREELQRARHAFELATEGRAAVVVSSGDPGVFAMAAAVLEALDTSDDPRWAQVELRMVPGVSAAMATAAQAGAPLGHDFCVLSLSDNLKPWSIIETRLRHAAQADLVMAFYNPVSRARPWQLDTALDIVREYRTPATRVVLGRDIGRPGGTLTTTTLGELRSSDVDMRTMVIVGSTTTRGFARGDGGEWVYTPRSYP; translated from the coding sequence ATGATGCCGCCGGCGATCGTGATTCTCGGCGTCGGTGCGCTCGATGTCGCGCGTCGTGTGCAGGCATGCTGTCCGGGTTCGCAGGTGCATGGACTCGCGGGCCGTGTCGAAGCGGACGTCGGCTACACGGAACTCGCCGCGCATCTGCGCGAGCTGTACGCGCGCGGCACGCCGATCGTCGCGTTGTGCGCGGCCGGCATCGTGATCCGCTGCGTCGCGCCGCTGCTCGCGAACAAGGGCGCGGAGCCGCCGGTGCTCGCGGTCGCGGAAGACGGCAGCGCGGTCGTGCCGCTGCTCGGCGGGCTCGCGGGTGTCAACGTGCTCGCACGCGATATCGCGGCCGCGCTCGGCATCGCACCCGCGATCACGACGAGCGGCGAACTGCGTTTCGGCACCTGTGTGCTGAATCCGCCGGAAGGTTATGCACTCGCGGATCTCGCGCACGGCAAGCGCTTCGTCTCCGATCTGCTGGCAGGCGAGACGACGCGCATCGAAGGCGACGCGCCGTGGCTCGACGATGCGGCGCTGCCGCGCGATGCTTCTGCGCAGCGGGCGATTCGCGTGACGCCGTTCGTCGATGCGTCGGCGGATACTTTGTTGATTCATCCGCGGAGTGTGGTTGCGGCGATCGGTGGTATTAGAGACGACGTCGAACAGCTGGTGCTCGATGCACTGCAAGCACACCACGTTGCGCATGCTGCGCTCGCCGCTCTGCTCGCGCCCGCTGCACGTTGCACCGATACGGCGCTTGCCGATGCCGCACAGGCACTCGCCGTGCCGCTGCGTTTTATCGACCTCGATGCCGACGCGGACCAATTGCTTGCAGCCGCGCTGACTGTTCCGCACAACGTACTGCACGAGGCAACCTCGTCGGTCACGCTCGCGATCGCCGACGCGCCGTTAGACATCGCGACGATCGGCCGCCCACGCGGCAGCGTGACCGTGATCGGCCTGGGCCCAGGCTCCGCCGATCTACTCGTGCCCGCCGCGCGCGACGCACTCATAGACGCCACCGATATCCTCGGCTACGCGACGTACGTGAACATGGCTGGCCCGTTCCGCGACAACCAGCGCGTACACGCGACCGACAATCGCGAGGAATTGCAGCGCGCACGCCACGCTTTCGAACTCGCGACGGAAGGACGCGCGGCGGTCGTCGTATCGTCGGGCGACCCTGGCGTGTTTGCGATGGCGGCGGCGGTGCTCGAAGCGCTCGATACATCCGACGATCCCCGTTGGGCACAAGTCGAGTTGCGCATGGTGCCGGGCGTATCGGCTGCCATGGCGACCGCTGCGCAAGCCGGTGCGCCGCTAGGCCACGATTTCTGCGTGCTGTCGCTGTCGGACAATCTGAAGCCGTGGTCGATCATCGAGACGCGGCTTAGACACGCAGCGCAGGCCGATCTGGTGATGGCGTTCTACAACCCGGTGTCGCGTGCGCGGCCGTGGCAACTGGATACCGCGCTCGATATCGTCCGCGAGTACCGGACGCCCGCGACGCGTGTCGTGCTGGGACGCGATATCGGCAGGCCGGGTGGCACGCTCACGACGACCACGCTCGGCGAGCTGCGCAGCAGCGACGTCGATATGCGGACGATGGTGATCGTCGGGTCGACGACGACGAGAGGGTTTGCGCGCGGCGATGGTGGCGAGTGGGTGTATACGCCGCGTTCGTACCCGTGA
- a CDS encoding precorrin-2 C(20)-methyltransferase yields the protein MSTGKGRLFGIGVGPGDPELLTLKAVRLLKAAPVVAYFVAKGKKGNAFGIVEAHLDDAQTHLPLVYPVTTEALEPPLSYEAIIADFYDTAAAIVAGHLDAGRDVAVICEGDPFFYGSYMYLHDRLAARFETEVVPGVCSMLGGAAVLGAPLVYRNQSLAVLSGVLPEAELRRRLADADAAVVMKLGRNFDKVRRVLDELGLAKRALYVERATMANQRIVPLADVDPMASPYFSLLVVPGQKWQG from the coding sequence ATGAGTACGGGTAAGGGACGCCTGTTCGGCATCGGCGTTGGTCCAGGCGACCCCGAACTGCTGACGCTCAAAGCCGTGCGACTGCTGAAAGCGGCACCTGTCGTCGCGTATTTCGTCGCGAAGGGCAAAAAAGGTAACGCGTTCGGGATCGTCGAGGCGCATCTCGACGATGCACAGACGCACCTGCCGCTCGTCTATCCGGTGACGACCGAAGCGCTCGAACCGCCGCTATCGTATGAAGCGATCATCGCCGACTTCTACGACACTGCTGCCGCGATCGTCGCCGGGCATCTCGACGCGGGTCGCGACGTCGCGGTGATCTGCGAAGGCGATCCGTTTTTCTATGGCTCGTATATGTATCTGCACGACCGGCTCGCCGCGCGTTTCGAAACCGAAGTCGTGCCCGGCGTCTGCTCGATGCTCGGCGGCGCCGCCGTACTCGGCGCGCCGCTCGTTTATCGCAACCAGTCGCTTGCAGTGCTGTCGGGTGTATTGCCCGAAGCCGAATTGCGGCGCCGTCTCGCGGATGCGGACGCAGCCGTCGTGATGAAGCTCGGTCGCAATTTCGACAAGGTAAGACGCGTACTCGACGAACTCGGGCTCGCGAAACGCGCGCTGTACGTCGAGCGCGCGACGATGGCAAACCAGCGCATCGTGCCGCTCGCGGACGTCGATCCGATGGCGTCGCCCTACTTCTCGCTACTCGTCGTGCCGGGGCAAAAATGGCAGGGATGA
- a CDS encoding precorrin-8X methylmutase, producing the protein MHDYLRDGQQIYRQSFATIRAEADLSRVPPDLEKLAVRVIHACGMIDIVDDLRFSEGAGHAGRNALASGAPILCDARMVAEGITRARLPANNPVLCTLGDATVPDLAKQFGNTRSAVAVELWRPHLEGSVVAIGNAPTALFHLLDLLDAGAPRPALILGFAVGFVGAAESKALLASGGYDVPWVIVAGRRGGSAMVAAAVNALASEVE; encoded by the coding sequence ATGCATGACTACCTTCGCGACGGCCAGCAGATCTATCGCCAGTCGTTTGCGACGATCCGCGCGGAAGCCGATCTGTCGCGCGTGCCGCCCGACCTCGAAAAGCTCGCGGTCCGCGTGATCCACGCGTGCGGCATGATCGACATCGTCGACGATCTGCGTTTTTCCGAGGGCGCAGGACACGCGGGCCGCAATGCGCTTGCGTCCGGCGCGCCGATTCTCTGCGATGCGCGAATGGTCGCCGAAGGCATCACGCGTGCGCGACTGCCGGCGAATAACCCGGTGCTGTGCACGCTCGGCGATGCAACCGTGCCCGACCTTGCGAAGCAGTTCGGCAACACGCGCTCGGCTGTGGCGGTCGAGCTGTGGCGACCGCATCTCGAAGGCAGCGTCGTCGCGATCGGCAATGCGCCGACCGCGCTGTTCCATCTGCTCGATCTGCTCGATGCGGGCGCACCGCGACCCGCGTTGATTCTTGGTTTTGCGGTCGGCTTCGTCGGTGCGGCGGAATCGAAGGCGCTGCTCGCGTCAGGTGGTTATGACGTGCCGTGGGTGATCGTCGCGGGACGACGCGGCGGCAGCGCGATGGTTGCCGCAGCGGTGAACGCGCTTGCGTCGGAGGTCGAATGA